The DNA segment AGATTAATCTACTATaacagaaaatgttaaaaaaaaattaaacaagatTAATCCAGTTCTTCTTcttcaagaaaaaaagaatttaaaaagaaactttaaaaatatatatatatatatttataaagaaatgttttaaacatgcacAGAGATAACATTCACAGGTGCAACTATGAAGTATGTTTGGTTGATTTTCAAAATAGTGTTTGTGAGAAAGGACTACACGTGAAGACTAAACACTGAGCTAAATACacagtttaattaaaaattaaaatacaagacattttaaatgggggagaggaggggggggggggcaggacgtagcccagtggtaaagcgcttgcttgatgcgcgatcggtttgggatcgatccccgttggtgggccaattgggttattcttgttccagccagcgcaccacgactggtatatcaaatgccgtagtatgtgctatcctgtctttgggatggtgcatataaaagatcccttgctactaatcgaaaaaaatgtagcgggtttcctctctaaaactaagtcaaaattaccaaatatttgacatccaatgattgataaatcaatgtgctctagtggtgtcgttaaacaaaacaaacttcactttTAAATGGCGTTAACATGCCAATGATTGAAGACGGGATGTTtcatttaactacgcactcaacacatgcgGCGTTGAAATGAACATCCATTGTTGGAACTACAAACTATATTTCAATAATTCcattttttaattactgtttttTAATAGGCGTTTGGATTGGctaaaatgctatcacgtgatctaaaaaaaccaaaaacgttcattcttccatgaaggtgaaaactgcactttttcggtaaacaaataaaaacagaatgttattatcgtctgcactgtgagtgacAGTGTCAGTGACAAACTGACAGACGACAATCACAATGTCGGATGAAAGACACGAAAGTTTTGGTGGAGACTTTACATTGAGTTACcgcaattcaggctttaaacgactctgtcatatttgacaaaaacaccaaatcgacaacttacacgcgcgaaaacacatacgccttcgtgcacaattacgcgacctgtcctttccgagaataatatcacacaattacaaacttcctctgaaatccacacacacagtaacactgaaatcactttatccctttcaagtcagtcttcacattcacttttcactaattcaactttcgacaactgcaattttaatatagtaattgataaATCTTCAAAATGATTTGACGCTCTCTCttatgttaattagttcaaaattcaCACTCTAACCGCTTTACAACAAATCATCCATTTAAGTGTATAgatcgttcaattcttaattatcatttggtatttaaaaaaaaaaaaaaaaaaaaaaaaaaaaaaaactgtttgcgttatcagttcatgttcagttattttaaattttataactctttatccacatttgattcagaaaattaaaatttataaaaccttacGTAAATCATTATAATTTCACGGGAAAAaacgaatgtaactttctaagggaattcccttatttgtgtattgatacagttgtaaatcattgtagAATAGAGTtcgatgggtttttttaaaatatagttttctataatgacaatattaatgcatttggaattataagaattgaacgttatatttttgacgcgctacgccattcatacagtgtgtaaaacggttttggtgtttatcatcgcatgaacgtcaaaaatttAACGTTCAGttcttaaagttacattatctggttaccatattataacatcatgtacaaatgtgaaatacaagctcaaatgtacttttaaaaaagccgtgtgtgttcgctatgaacggatatcgtcaaacgtatacgcttgattcgtcgcctgtgccgccatagctcggcaaaacacaaacgacagcctgttgtcagtttcagttaacacgtgcgtttgccgatttcaaattgtagggttcgtctcaaaaaattaaaagagaaatcttgcgctgtacgagtctttagttaaaaccggtttgatcttgacaacgtattatcgacagtcgtaccttcctattttaGAATTGATATGTTatagtgttagtagaactttcaaagtttagtttgtataggcctactagtaacacattaatcatgtatatattttaaaaataaaatatactaaagtagacaatgagcgttttcacttcttaattttacgtgttaaaatcgacaaattcaaataaatattatttcgtttggaaagggtaaagtgtgtgtgtgtgtgtgtgtgtgtgtgtgtttaacgacatcaaagataaagcatattgatttaataatcatccgaccccatacaaccgtaaataaaatgtgttgagtgcgtcgttaaataaaacatatcctatcctgttgtatgtctaacatttggtaattttgacatataatcttagagaggaatcgggtgcatgtgcagggggagggtattggaggtcgaaacccttacttgcccaggcttaaaaaaaacctgaaatgtattttttgggggagcatgaccccatataaacttcgcttatcacagtctataaccccaaccccgctgaaattcctgcacacgcgccttggaaacccgctaaattttagcaagggattgtttatatgtaccatcccacagacagaatatcacataccatggtcttcttgtatacccgccgatggggatcgatcttagactgatcgcgcatttccccaaaacacctttttaggtctaagtaataaataaaaataacatatagtcttgaaaaatgttacgtaaatcgaacacagtaccctcttcctctacccctagagcgttacgtaattagtaacacccccttacatgtaacgcgtatgccaacagctggccactgtcaaaatttcaaggcaaatcccccactcaccgacccctggaaaggcgttgtaccatacctctatggatataaatatgttttggagatatgagacgaccctcaatcaagacagttaaatttgttcaaaaattgcgaaatctcacgtgatctcttgttggggaattttatacttgtgataagctaatgaaaaccgagatcggtacgagcccgtcaaaagtgttccattttcaaaatcatggctttgtttttgacctggataagccagcgtagtgaaaccaatgcggagtgcggcgtcatatatgcaccaaacgtaattggattttctgttctatatgcttaaataataaaaatgttccagggaatgtagttttaaatggTTTAcgacagtttgtgagaaactgagcTCACCGAGTAAGCGGTGTCGATTCAAGAGTTGACACTATCACTGCCGTAATGTAATATCCGTGTCTAGTCTAGACAACAAGCACTGAAGTGCTGTCATTACAAGCTGTGTTCAGAAACAAAGCTCATATGTTATTTCCATCTCAACcaatgtggtatgtactgtcttggtAATCAGAAAGTAAACATAAATCGCTTTATTGCTATTCAGCAAGAGTTGGCTGATATGGTGGTTGtgaatttagtttttgtttaacgtcaaGTGCGACACCACTTgaacacgttgatttattaatcatcgactatggaaggaaggaaggaaatgttttatataacgacgcattcagcacattttatttacagttatatggaaagaaagaaatgttttatttaacgatgcactcaacacattttatttacggttatatggtgtcagacatatgattaaggaccacacagatattgagagaaaaaaagaaagaaagaaatgttttatttaacgtcgcactcaacacattttatttacggtttggatactgactccaaaccctgagtgagtgctccgcaaggctcaatgggtaggtgtaaaccacttgtaccgaccagtgacccataactggttcaacaaagaccatggtttgtgctatcctgcctgtgagaagcgcaaataaaagatcccttgctgctaattggaaagagtagcccatgaagtggtgacagcgggtttcctctcaaaatctgtgtggtccttaaccatatgtctgacgccatataaccataaataaaatgtgttgagtgcgtcgttaaataaaacatttctttctttcttacggtcaagagtactcgggctacatgtCTAGGTACTCTTCGCGGATCGTACCGATGAGCAGTGTTCCCATCCCGGAACCAGTGCCGCCACCTAGCAAGCGTGTCAGCTGGACCGAGTTCACCAGTTCGGCTCCTTCCGTGTAGTGACCTTTGGTCCAGTTGTTTCCAGCGCCGCTCTGACCAAGGACGATGGTTTGAAGATCTGACCGAATGGTTCTGATCCCTCAGAATCCATGTGAAAAACCCCTGtttggccgccattttgaagTTTTCTCATTTACCGATATCAAACGTCAAGATAGCCCAAAAATTCCACCATTCACCGAACcctatttatacttattttcgtgcttatatccaattaaggttcaagtacgttgtcctgggtacacacctcggctacctgttctgtctgtccagaacagtgggttattgATGAATGGTTAGTGTGGAAGAATTCTGTGTagtgttaaactcgctctgggtagggaCCAGTattgggatgcgaacccagtacctaccagtcgatggctaaccactacatcaccgaaTCCGGCATTACGCatgttcattcattaatttattcattcattcattcatttccacttatttttgtgcttatatccaattaaggttcaagcacgctgtcctgcgaacacacctcagctatctggactgtctgtccaggacagtgtgttatttgttagtggttagtgaaagagaagtcggtgtattggtattacacctacccattaactCGATTCAGTCGTTAaatttgctctgggtgggagcgtgtatcgggatgcgaactcagtacctaccagtcttaagtcggatggcttaaccaccattAGTCCatacctgtgacgtcacactattgttttagttgtagattatttttcaagaatcaacacTTGTGAAACCATGAAATTTGAACTTTTTATGCATGCAGGAGTTACTTCCCCCGAACAGACAACTGGACTCGGTGAAGATTATTTAATAGGGTTCTTTATACCGGAGAATATGGTTACACAGTCGAATAAAccctataaaacaaaatggcattattaaaatacattcacaaCTATAGATAAAGAGTCCTAAAAACACCGTATTAAAACACCTTAAaatatgtaatagttatacccacAATTTACGAGGTGTATCGATGAATATCCCTACAGTTTTGGCCGTGGGGTTCTCACAACCAAAACTGTTGGGATAATCACCGATACACCAAGTAAGTGTGGATGTAACTGACTTATACGCACACTTATATGGCaaatattatcaataattagaaagtaataaaaaaacacaaaaaaaaccccaagagtACCGGTCAGGAGTTTGacggaaaaccatatctatattaatgaatatgttacgggtatgattaaagtctaattatgtgaaatgtttgcaatggaatggatgaacagtttgttttggaccaagttgttcctacatgtggtttgatagtcctgtatgcatctgtatgcaagatatagtccggacaaggatttactgttatgtgcagcagACCGTGAAAATTAGGTCAccgtgacctagtaatagtacgcgatacaccaccaccccaagttgttcctacgtgTGAGATTTGATGgtcatgtatgcatctgtatgcaagatatggtccggacaagaaaaagttaacagacggacgtacggacaacgccataccattaTACGACCCATGtatgggcgtataaaaatgaaacgaaaataatGTGGACCCTCACGTTTTGTTCTCGGTATTGAAACTGTATTTCAGAGTTGTCCGTGTCGCACGTGCAAATGCAATTTGATTCAGTTTTATCGTGTGTGTTTGGGCTGTACTGGTATCGAAATGTATTAAAACGCAGGGACGTGGTTATATTTTCTAGGGATGGGAACAGTGTGGAGGAATTAAGAAGTAAAATACCATCTCcgacaaaaaaaataatgtttaaatcgCCTAAAACACCATTCATGATATGTAGaactagaaataaaatttaatgattatttaaaaaaaataaaaggtttACTGGAGTGGGGTAGCTGACACCCCTACCAGTGCCACGCTAACTACATCTCCGCAATTTGCATGCTTTTTAACAGACGTATCGTGCTATAAATTTATCATGGGAACTGCTATGAACAAGTGCGCAGGTGTAATTAGATGGTTCGCTCTTTTGGTtgaaatattgtaaaaataaaatttgaacttTGTGCTATGCAAACAATGTCACGACGCAAACCTATTTTTGCAGATGGCTTgttctattggttgaaatattaagAAAACATAACTTGAACTTTATTATATGCAAATGATAAGTGTCACCAATCAAAGCCATTTTGTGGTATATTGTAAAGGTGAATTGGGTCGGACGGTCGTGGGGTGAAAATAAGCcagtgaaaaaaagagagaacaaCTTTAAGACCGGAATGgagttgttttctttgtttcgtTAAAATGACTAcattttctgtgcattttaatttGGACAATCAAGATTTTAACTGCAGAATGAAAAACGTTTTTGGAGAGACAGTTACGCTACTGATTCCCGCGAACACGTCAAAGAACACGAGGTGCTGTATAACACAGGAATAGGACAGTTAGACAACGGGACAAATTCGTCTACATTCCCCCAATATGGATATCTAAAGACTTTGGCAAGTCGTCCTTATCCTGACATGCTCgaagctctagtggcatatGAGCATGTTCAAAACGGACCCAACCCGACCCGACCGACCGACCAGCATGATGCCACGGAAAgacataaaacacaaacaaaacaataatcaaGTCTTTTTAAATCGGTGAGTGTTTTGTTACACTTTACCAATATCATATTGTATAAAGTCTTAACTTACCGGGTGTGCTACACTGAAAGACGTCCATGAAGGTGTCGTACACTTGTGTAGCATCTTTCAAAAACGTTAACAAAACATCCTTCGCGCCCTTTTTAACGTCAGCTTTGTACGCGTTCATCAGTGAATCCGCGACATCTACAGCTCCAGTGttgctacaaaatatatttataataaaaattaaaattatacaaaGTTTCAGttacaaaattattatagtattaaatacgttttgaaacttgttaagttttaatttaaaacattaatgttttatagtcaaaattattattaatacaagtgtcaaaaatgtttttttctttgcacGTGACATCGATGGTGAAGCATACATTGACATTATCCAATCAAATAGCATAACATAACCATTACATTGATTAATGCATACAATTAACACTAACTAAATTCCCCTGTCATTATGCCTTTGTGCACAAATTAATTTCACTTCTAAAAGTATATTACCACATtaagtatatgaacattattattttttgtgtattATTTAATTCGTCACCAATGCTttaactatatgtatatatactcttcaaaaaagtaggggaactctaataagaatttacaattgccaaaattgtcaggtatattagctgtgaggaatggttatatgataatagtgaattaattgggcaaacattttaaccggtagttcagtattacagtaggttttatgaccaccaaagatcttgaaggac comes from the Gigantopelta aegis isolate Gae_Host chromosome 14, Gae_host_genome, whole genome shotgun sequence genome and includes:
- the LOC121388415 gene encoding uncharacterized protein LOC121388415, which encodes MEPVFILPADRTKHMWLANKPKAEVVALILEHIDEICNTGAVDVADSLMNAYKADVKKGAKDVLLTFLKDATQVYDTFMDVFQCSTPGFIRLCNHILRYKEPY